A stretch of Triticum aestivum cultivar Chinese Spring chromosome 1D, IWGSC CS RefSeq v2.1, whole genome shotgun sequence DNA encodes these proteins:
- the LOC123182221 gene encoding uncharacterized protein — MVTREVVLFSRKCNLVFSDGFYSEEGGGGGAERKKLSGPAARRGGCLLCSSDRARFVGEWFMAAVARGQRRRGRAPGAASAAAAEDDGEEQHLNPFLSDAAPSSSRVQFRNVASRGRWVEEAGAAEVLDNKGKLWLTTGIARGGKLYYNVEEIGFLAERGALVLLDDKDETVGMEEIYGKIARGSYGCSWDAFQAYRHLKLLGYIVGRYDVPWTMKQIRSGDVTNSPDSTDGSSQSFGKANGACNDITKLLKGMCIDGMYPTFKVHLPNSKFKKSSPGVPSFLVCLLRDKPPPRDELEMVENKFGGIPLKFCQVDNGRVSFLSFDKVTLPSLP; from the exons ATGGTTACGAGAGAGGTGGTGCTTTTTTCAAGAAAATGTAATCTAGTGTTTTCTGATGGTTTTTACTcagaggagggaggaggtggaggcgccgAGCGGAAAAAAttgagcgggccggcggcgcggcgcggcggctgcctCCTCTGCTCGTCCGATCGAGCTCGGTTCGTCGG GGAGTGGTTCAtggcggccgtggcgcgcggccAACGGAGAAGGGGCCGTGCTCCTGGGGCTGCCTCCGCCGCTGCGGCTGAAGACGACGGGGAGGAGCAGCACCTCAACCCCTTCCTCTCGGACGCGGCACCCTCTTCCTCAAGAGTCCAGTTCAG GAACGTCGCGTCGCGGGGGCGGTGGGTGGAGGAGGCTGGTGCGGCAGAGGTGTTGGACAACAAGGGGAAGCTCTGGCTGACCACTGGCATAGCACGGGGCGGCAAGCTCTACTACAATGTGGAGGAGATCGG GTTCTTGGCAGAAAGAGGGGCATTGGTTCTTCTCGATGACAAGGATGAAACAGTTGGAATGGAGGAGATTTATGGAAAGATTGCAAGAGGAAGTTATGGGTGCTCCTGGGATGCCTTCCAAGCTTACAGGCACTTGAAGTTGCTTGGCTACATTGTTGGACGATATGACGTTCCCTGGACAATGAAGCAAATCCGTTCTGGTGACGTCACTAATTCCCCCGACAGTACGGATGGCTCAAGCCAGAGCTTTGGTAAAGCCAATGGTGCCTGCAATGACATTACCAAATTGCTCAAAGGAATGTGCATAGATGGGATGTATCCAACCTTTAAAGTGCATCTACCAAATAGCAAATTTAAGAAGTCGTCCCCAGGAGTCCCTAGTTTTCTTGTATGTCTGTTAAG AGACAAGCCACCTCCAAGGGATGAACTTGAAATGGTGGAGAATAAGTTTGGCGGCATTCCTCTTAAATTCTGTCAAGTTGATAATGGGCGTGTCAGCTTCCTCTCCTTCGATAAAGTTACACTTCCTAGTTTGCCCTGA
- the LOC123182222 gene encoding microtubule-binding protein TANGLED1 codes for MVARSPNAKPDRQTAAAAAAAAALNPALVRETLKKMDRCMARLQELQYTVAGGAKVVSGVSLSPRSTRGYLRTSIRCKQETVRMRGTPARSGSPKGKFGGGEGAAQWRRMSLPAMLLGETVLEIVQASQFARDIVAVADPPKTPMPVARTRKATAEQTPLRARRAKEKQSQRGTAGAEAGTPPSRARVRSRIQFKPTSPLGRPSLSAANRVSPKNRPWGRKTVMFPNPTFVAPASSTAYASPSATKKQKRSNKTRSPVKAAQTPHKFLVKTPPSALGSKLKSHGKLLPNSRPVAVSPPGKAQAASGKTRRCSFSPSKLATRLVSPIKARLSFISPMKSRTSSLRCRDGGGVGGSMMSGLKQRPIVNLTARTVRISS; via the exons ATGGTCGCCAGGAGCCCCAACGCCAAGCCGGACCGGCagacggcggccgccgccgccgccgccgccgcgctcaacCCCGCCCTCGTCAGGGAGACCCTCAAGAAG ATGGACCGGTGCATGGCCCGGCTGCAGGAGCTGCAGTACACGGTGGCCGGCGGCGCCAAGGTCGTCTCCGGGGTCAGCCTCAGCCCGCGCAGCACCCGCGGCTACCTCCGCACCAGCATCCGCTGCAAGCAGGAGACCGTCAG GATGAGGGGGACGCCGGCGCGGAGCGGATCCCCCAAGGGCAAgttcggcggcggcgagggcgcggcCCAGTGGCGCCGGATGTCGCTGCCGGCGATGCTCCTCGGCGAGACGGTGCTGGAGATCGTCCAGGCCAGCCAGTTCGCCCGGGACATCGTGGCGGTCGCCGATCCGCCCAAGACCCCGATGCCCGTCGCGAGGACCAGGAAGGCCACCGCGGAGCAGACGCCGCTCCGGGCCCGCCGCGCCAAGGAGAAGCAGAGCCAGCGCGGCACGGCGGGGGCCGAGGCCGGCACGCCGCCGTCGCGCGCGCGCGTCCGCTCCCGGATACAGTTCAAGCCCACCTCGCCACTCGGCCGCCCGTCACTGTCGGCGGCGAACAGGGTGTCCCCCAAGAACCGGCCTTGGGGCAGGAAGACGGTGATGTTCCCCAACCCAACATTCGTCGctcccgcctcctccaccgcgtaCGCCTCGCCGTCGGCCACAAAGAAACAGAAGCGGTCGAACAAGACTCGGTCCCCTGTCAAGGCCGCGCAGACGCCGCACAAGTTCCTGGTCAAGACGCCTCCGAGTGCTCTTGGGTCCAAGCTGAAAAGCCATGGCAAATTGCTGCCTAATTCAAGACCCGTCGCCGTGTCGCCGCCAGGGAAAGCACAGGCGGCGTCCGGAAAAACCCGGCGGTGCTCGTTCTCGCCGTCCAAGTTGGCCACAAGGCTCGTTTCACCAATAAAGGCGAGGTTATCCTTCATCTCGCCAATGAAATCGAGGACGTCGTCGCTGAGGtgccgcgacggcggcggcgtcggcggcagcATGATGAGTGGGCTCAAGCAGCGACCCATCGTCAACTTGACGGCGCGGACTGTCAGGATATCATCTTGA